A window of Solidesulfovibrio fructosivorans JJ] genomic DNA:
CGGGGCCCTTGGCGACGTCATGGGGCTGGTGCGCCGCCACGGCATTCTGCTGCCGCCGAGCGTGGCCATGCTCATCAAGGTTTTCATCGTGCTCGAGGGCGCGGCCGCGACCCTCAATCCCGGCTTTTCCCTGATCGAGGTCATCACGCCCTATGCCTCGAAAATCCTCATGCGCCGCTTTTCGCCGGGCGAACTTTTCGGGCGGCTCAAGCGCAGCTCCCGGGACTGGAACGCGCTTTTTACCGCCTTTCCCCGCGACGTGTTGGAAATCCTGCGCCGGGGCCGGGAAGGCCGCCTCGACGTGCAGCTTTCCCACAAGGGCCTCGACGCGCCCATAAACCGCCTCGTCTACGGCATGCTCTGCGCCGCGCTTTTTCTGGGCTCGTGTCTGCTTTTGGCCAACCGCGTGCCGCCCATCCTCTTCGACGTATCGCTTTTCGGCGCCCTGGGCGGCTTCTGGTCCATCGGCCTCGGCCTGCGGCTCCTGCGCGCCATCAAGCGCTCGGGGGCACTCGGCCCCAAGCAATAGGAGCGGCCGGCGGGGGAGACTCCGCCCGCCGGCCGACAAGGGCCTACCGTCCGTATACCGCCAATTCCATGGGGGCGAGGGCCACGCGCACGGCGCGCACCGCTCCGCCGCTGACCCGGCCGTCGATGGCGCATGCGCCCGGGGCTTTCTCCGTCAGTTCGCAGGACATGGCCGCCGGGTCGTCGCGGTTGGAGTAAAGCGCCTTCCAAGCGCCGTCCACAGGCGCGTTCAGGGCATAGTCCACCAAGACCTCGCCGCTCCAGAGCGTCGTCGTGCTGGTATTGCCGACCACCAGCACCTCGCGGTCGTTGAGGATGCGCGAGAAGGCCAGCACGCCGCCGGGGTACGGCGAGATGCCGAAATCCACGCCGTCTCCGGAGACCGGCCGAAAATACTGCCGCCCGTAACGCAGGGCCGGCTGATCGTTTCGCAGTTCCGACAGCTTGCGCACGGCCTGATAGAACGGATGCCCGGCGTCGAAGGCGGCCTCGCCGAGTCCCCACAGGGCCTCGCGCACGCAGGTGTCGCTGTCGCCCATGCCGCAAAGGCCCTGTTCGGTGCCGTAATACAGGCAGGGAATGCCCTGCAGGGTGAAAAGCAGGCCCATGGCCATGGTCAGTTGCGCGTCGTAGGCATGGGGATTTTGGGGATCACGGTAATAGAAACGGTTCTTCTGGTCGTGGTTATCGAGAAAGGTCACGAAATAGCGGCTGGCCTCGCCGTGGGAGCTCATGTGGTTGGCGAAGACGTGCTTGCGCTCCTCGAAGAAACGCGCCAGCCCGGCCGGGGTTTCCGAGCCCTTGAGCATGTCGCGCAGCTTGAAGAAAAGCGGGAAATCCAGGGCCGCGTCCACGCCCGTCACCCCGCCGGTTTCCGATGAATAGGCCCCGATGTAGCGCTTGATGGTCTCCTGGTTGTCCGCGCCCTCCCAGATTTCGCCGTAGGTGAAAAAATTCGCCTTGCCGATGGAGGCGGCGTATTCGCGCATGGCGTTGCCGAAGATGCGGGCGAAGTCCGGCTCCACGTACTTGAGGGTGTCGATGCGCAGGCCGTCGACGTCGTAGCGCGCCACGAGATACTGGTAGGCGCGGATCAGCGTGTCGCGCACGGGCATGCGCCAGCCCCGTTGCGGGTCCTCGCAGGCGGCGTCGGTGACGAACTCCTTGAGCGAGCAAAAATCCCCGTACGCCTCGCTCCCGGCCCCCTGCCGGCGGAAATAGGCGTTGTCGCGCAGTTCCTTCGGTCCGATGGCCGCGCCCGGCGGACATTTGGCCGGGGCCTCGCTCCATTCCTTCATGGGATGGCCCTTTTCGTCGCGCCATTGGATGGGGTACTTGCCCCCGGAAAGACCGCATTCGCTGCAGACATTGCCATCAAGGTCATAGGCGAAAACGTCGCCGGCATGGTTGAGCACGACGTCGAGGATGACCCGCATACCCCGGGCATGGGCCGCATCCACCAGATCGACCAGGTCCTGCTCCGTGCCGAAACGGGGATCGATTTCCAGCGGATTCTGAAAGCCGTAGCCGTGGTAGCCGCCCTCTTGTTCGGGGCAGCCCATGACCACGGGCGTGACCCACAGGGCCCCGACCCCGAGGCCGTGCAAGTAGTCGAGCCGCGCCGTGATGCCGGTCAGCGTCCCTCCCTGGAACCCGGAGAAGGGCGCGTCAAAGGGCATGTTCCTGGGGTCACCGTCAGGATTGTTGAACCGGTCGACCATGATGAAGTAGATCCACTCGTCACGCCAATCCACCGGCGAGGGGTAGGGCCTGGGGACGGCCACGTCCTTGCCCTTCACCTTGACCGGCCGGGAATCTGGAGTGTTCGCCTTGGCGAACGCGTCATTCACTTCCTGCGCGTACACGCTGTCCAGATGGGATGCGCCGTCCATTTGCCTTGTCCTCCGTGCAGAGTGTTGAAACCGGCACGCCGATACGCCTGCCCGAGACACGGAAGCCGCATACCACAAAATCTGTTTTTGAAACACGAAATGCATATCGCAAAACAAACATATCACCGAACATGCTGAAAATAAAACATATTTTTATAATGCGCCGGGGAATCCCTCGGGCCAGCCCCCACCGCGACACTTCTCCTCCCCAAAAAACGCGGCACGAAACGCCTGCCGCACGCTGAAGCAAGGCGAAAGAATGGGAGGGCGGACAGGCCCGCGCGGGTCTGTCGCGGCGCGATACGGCCGCCGGCGCCGCGCGTTTTAAAACAGGGGGCAGGCTAAAGGGAAACAAACCTCTCCTGGCGGGACCGTTCGAGGCGCGGGGAGCTCCTTCGGGAGCGCGAGGCTAATCCAGGCCGTATTGCTTGAGCTTGCGCCACAGGGTGGTGCGGGGCACGCCGAGGATCTGGGCCGAGAGTCCCTTGTTGTAACCGGTGCGTTCGAGCACGCGCATGATGTAGCGCCGCTCCATCTCTTCAAGCGACACGAGCCCCTCGCCCTCGATGGAATCGAAGGAGAGCTGGCGCAGGTCCGAGGGCAGGTCCTGGACCCGCAGCGTCTCCCCTTCGGCCAGGGCCACGCCGCGCTCGATGATGTTTTCCAGCTCCCGGACGTTGCCGGGGTAGCTGTAGGCACCCAGGATGCGCATGGCCTCGGGCTCGACCCGGGTGACGGATTTGTGGAAGGCCAGGCCGTATTTTTCCAGAAAGTAGGTGGTCAGCGGCGCGATGTCGTCGCGGCGTTCGTCCAGGCGCGGCAGGTGGATGGTCACGACATTCAGGCGAAAAAACAGGTCCTCGCGAAACGCGCCGACCGAGGCCTCGTGCTTGAGATCCTTGTTGGTGGCGGCAATAAGACGCACGTCGAGGTCGATGGGCTTGGTGCCGCCCACGCGCAGCAGCTTGCGCTCCTGGATGACGCGCAGGAGCTTGACCTGCATGGAAAGCGGCATCTCGCCGATCTCGTCGAGAAAGACCGTGCCCCCGGCCGCGGATTCGAACAGCCCGATGCGGGTGGCCGTCGCGCCGGTAAAAGCCCCCTTCTCGTAGCCGAACAGCTCGCTGCTGATGAGTTCGTCGGTAAACCCGCCGCAGTTAAACGACACGAACGGCCGGTCGCTGCGCTTGCTCTGGCTGTGCAGCGCCCTGGCCACCAGCTCCTTGCCCGTGCCGCTGGCTCCGAGCAGCAGCACGTTACAGTCGATGGGGGCCACCTTGTCGATCATGGCGAAGACCTTGCGGATGGCCGGCGAGGTGCCGATCATGGCCTTGCCTTCGGGACCGTCGCGCAGCGCCTCCCGCAGCCGGGCGTTTTCCCGGCGCAGGTCGATGCGCTCCAGCGCCGCGCCGGCGAGGCTTCGCACCTCGGCCAGCTTCACCGGCTTTTGCACGTAGTGAAACGCCCCTTCCTTGACCGCCTCCACCGCCGTCTCGATGGAGCCGAACCCGGTCACGAGGATCACCTCGGTGTCGCGCGAGGCCGCCTTGATGCGGGGCAGAAGCGAAATACCGTCCTCGTCGGGCAACCGCAGGTCCAAAAAGACCAGGTCGAACGGGTCCTCGACCTGGCGGGCCAGAAACGACCGGCCTTCGGTAAAGGCCTCCACCGCGTCGCCGTCCTTGGCCAGGGCGCGGCTCAGGCGGTTGCACACGATGGTCTCGTCATCCACCACGGCGATGCGATGCTTCATGATGTCCCTTGCTCCGGGGCGTCTTCGGACGTGGCGGACGGCGCGACGGGCAGGCGCACGGTAAAGACCGCGCCGCCGCCCTCCGGGCACTCGACCTCGATGCGGCCGCCATGGCGCTTGACCAGGGAATAGGCCACGGCCAGCCCCAGGCCCGTGCCCTTGCCCACGCCCTTGGTGGTGAAAAACGGTTCGAAGATGTGCTCCCGCACGCTCGGGGCGATGCCGGGGCCGGTATCGGCCACGTTGATGCGGATATGGCCGGCGTCCCTGCCGAGGCACGTCTCCACGCGCACGACGCCGCCGGGAGGCGTGGCCTGCGCGGCGTTTTGCACGATGTTGACCAGCACCTGCTGGAGGCTTCGCATATCGCCCCGGATGGCGGGAAGCCGCGGGGCATACTCCGTTTCCAGGCACACGCCCGCGGCCTGGATCTGGTTTTTGACCAGATTCAGGCTCGAACGCACGACCTCGGCCGGATCGAGAAGCACCAGCGGCGGACGCTCGGTGCGGGAAAAATCGAGCAGGTTGCGCACGATGTCCGCCGCCCGGTCGGCTTGCCCCGTGATGTCGTCCACAAGCTCCCGGCCGTCGGCGTCGAGGGTTTCGGCGTAATCCTCGCGCAGCGCGTCGGCGGTCAGCGCGATGTTGTTGAGGGGGTTGTTGAGTTCATGGGCCACCCCGGCGGTGAAGGTGCCAAGCGCCGCCATCTTGCGGGCTTGCAGCAGGTCCTCCTGGTTGACCTCGATCTGGTGGGCCATGCGGTTAAACGCCCCCATGAGCCCGGAAATCTCGTCGGAAAGATCGGAGCGCAAGGCCACCGGCCTAAAATCGCCATCCCCCACCCGGCGCGTGGTCTCGCGCAGCAAGGCCAGCGGCCGCAGCACCCGGGTGGAGACGAGCGCCACCACGGCGATGGTCACGGCCAGAAACACGCCGACAAAAGCGAACGGCAGGGCCAGCGACTGGCGGATGGTCTCGTGAATGCGGGCCCGCTTGGCCGAAAGGAGCCTGGTGGCGAAGTCGGTGAGCGCCTTGCCCTTGGTGCGCACGGCCTCGGTTTCCTCGGGCGTCGGCTTGCCCCGCTCGGACAGCCGGGACAGGGCCGTGCGGTAGGCTTCGAGATCGTTTAAAAATTCACGATAGGCTTTTTCCCCCAACTCGTGGGCCATGCCGCCAGTGAGCCCGCCGGCCAGACGGTCCACCTCGTCGAGGTAGTCGAGCCCTTCGCGAAGACTGGAAACATCATGATATAAAAGGAAATTTTTTTCAAAGCGCCGCACTTCCAAAATGTCGTTCTGCAAGTCCTCGACCCGCTCGCTGATCAGATAGCGCTCCCGAAGCGTCGACAGGCTGCCCAGGTGGAAGACGGCCAAAACCAGCACGGAGAACAGACTCACCGCGAACGCGAAGATCATTTTGGAACGAATGGTGCGCAGCATGGCCTCAATCCTTGTTGCCGGGAGCGACAAGCTACCCTTTTTCGACCGCCCCGCAAAGCCGCCGGCCCCCCATGGATCGGTCGAGAAGGGTTAGCAAGCCCCATTCCAAACTTAACCCACTTATTTCATTGAATCGGCTATACCCGCCGGGACACGCATGTTCCACTTCGGAACAAAGTCCGGCCGCCTCTTCGCCGTTTCTTCCAATCTGAAACACGGCCGCTCCCTCCCCTGACGGCTACATTGCGGAAACGTCCGTATTCCCGCCATGTTGCCCTCTCTAAGCGATATTGGCCCGCAGGTTGCTGCAAGGAAGGCGAGAACCGCCATGGAACATATACTCGTTTGCATGACGCCCCGGCA
This region includes:
- a CDS encoding alpha-amylase family glycosyl hydrolase gives rise to the protein MDGASHLDSVYAQEVNDAFAKANTPDSRPVKVKGKDVAVPRPYPSPVDWRDEWIYFIMVDRFNNPDGDPRNMPFDAPFSGFQGGTLTGITARLDYLHGLGVGALWVTPVVMGCPEQEGGYHGYGFQNPLEIDPRFGTEQDLVDLVDAAHARGMRVILDVVLNHAGDVFAYDLDGNVCSECGLSGGKYPIQWRDEKGHPMKEWSEAPAKCPPGAAIGPKELRDNAYFRRQGAGSEAYGDFCSLKEFVTDAACEDPQRGWRMPVRDTLIRAYQYLVARYDVDGLRIDTLKYVEPDFARIFGNAMREYAASIGKANFFTYGEIWEGADNQETIKRYIGAYSSETGGVTGVDAALDFPLFFKLRDMLKGSETPAGLARFFEERKHVFANHMSSHGEASRYFVTFLDNHDQKNRFYYRDPQNPHAYDAQLTMAMGLLFTLQGIPCLYYGTEQGLCGMGDSDTCVREALWGLGEAAFDAGHPFYQAVRKLSELRNDQPALRYGRQYFRPVSGDGVDFGISPYPGGVLAFSRILNDREVLVVGNTSTTTLWSGEVLVDYALNAPVDGAWKALYSNRDDPAAMSCELTEKAPGACAIDGRVSGGAVRAVRVALAPMELAVYGR
- a CDS encoding sigma-54-dependent transcriptional regulator, with the translated sequence MKHRIAVVDDETIVCNRLSRALAKDGDAVEAFTEGRSFLARQVEDPFDLVFLDLRLPDEDGISLLPRIKAASRDTEVILVTGFGSIETAVEAVKEGAFHYVQKPVKLAEVRSLAGAALERIDLRRENARLREALRDGPEGKAMIGTSPAIRKVFAMIDKVAPIDCNVLLLGASGTGKELVARALHSQSKRSDRPFVSFNCGGFTDELISSELFGYEKGAFTGATATRIGLFESAAGGTVFLDEIGEMPLSMQVKLLRVIQERKLLRVGGTKPIDLDVRLIAATNKDLKHEASVGAFREDLFFRLNVVTIHLPRLDERRDDIAPLTTYFLEKYGLAFHKSVTRVEPEAMRILGAYSYPGNVRELENIIERGVALAEGETLRVQDLPSDLRQLSFDSIEGEGLVSLEEMERRYIMRVLERTGYNKGLSAQILGVPRTTLWRKLKQYGLD
- a CDS encoding sensor histidine kinase — translated: MLRTIRSKMIFAFAVSLFSVLVLAVFHLGSLSTLRERYLISERVEDLQNDILEVRRFEKNFLLYHDVSSLREGLDYLDEVDRLAGGLTGGMAHELGEKAYREFLNDLEAYRTALSRLSERGKPTPEETEAVRTKGKALTDFATRLLSAKRARIHETIRQSLALPFAFVGVFLAVTIAVVALVSTRVLRPLALLRETTRRVGDGDFRPVALRSDLSDEISGLMGAFNRMAHQIEVNQEDLLQARKMAALGTFTAGVAHELNNPLNNIALTADALREDYAETLDADGRELVDDITGQADRAADIVRNLLDFSRTERPPLVLLDPAEVVRSSLNLVKNQIQAAGVCLETEYAPRLPAIRGDMRSLQQVLVNIVQNAAQATPPGGVVRVETCLGRDAGHIRINVADTGPGIAPSVREHIFEPFFTTKGVGKGTGLGLAVAYSLVKRHGGRIEVECPEGGGAVFTVRLPVAPSATSEDAPEQGTS